A part of Gemmatimonas groenlandica genomic DNA contains:
- the kdsA gene encoding 3-deoxy-8-phosphooctulonate synthase produces MTPSLFPADRLFLIAGPCQLEDDTLNLRVGEALARLAEHVPGGVIFKASFDKANRSNVDGVRGPGLEAGLAALERVRAATGLPILTDVHEASQCAIAAEVVDVLQIPAFLCRQTDLLLAAGATGKAVNVKKGQWMHPEGMRGAVRKVEAGAALAAVASGALAVTERGTFFGYGDLVVDMRSFARMRESCDVPVIFDATHSVQRPGQGAGGTSGGAREFIPPLTLAAIAAGAQGLFIETHPDPDHAPSDGPNMLRLDQMADLMSRVVDIWDRVRS; encoded by the coding sequence ATGACTCCGTCGCTTTTTCCGGCCGACCGTCTCTTCCTCATTGCCGGCCCCTGCCAGCTCGAGGACGACACGCTCAACTTGCGCGTCGGCGAAGCGCTGGCGCGATTGGCCGAGCATGTGCCGGGAGGCGTCATTTTCAAGGCCAGCTTTGACAAGGCGAATCGCTCGAATGTCGATGGGGTTCGCGGACCGGGGCTCGAGGCGGGACTGGCAGCGCTCGAACGGGTCCGGGCTGCGACAGGGCTGCCCATCCTCACCGATGTGCACGAAGCGTCGCAGTGCGCCATCGCCGCTGAGGTCGTGGATGTGTTGCAGATCCCGGCATTTCTCTGTCGGCAGACCGACCTGCTCCTGGCCGCCGGCGCCACGGGAAAGGCGGTGAACGTAAAGAAGGGGCAGTGGATGCATCCCGAGGGCATGCGCGGCGCGGTGCGCAAGGTGGAAGCGGGCGCGGCGCTCGCGGCAGTGGCATCGGGCGCGTTGGCTGTCACCGAACGCGGCACGTTCTTCGGGTATGGTGATCTGGTGGTGGATATGCGCAGTTTCGCGCGTATGCGCGAGTCGTGCGATGTCCCGGTGATCTTCGACGCGACGCACAGCGTGCAGCGGCCCGGACAAGGCGCCGGCGGCACGAGTGGCGGTGCGCGTGAGTTTATTCCACCGCTCACGCTGGCCGCGATCGCCGCGGGCGCGCAGGGGCTGTTCATCGAGACGCATCCGGATCCGGATCACGCGCCGAGCGATGGACCAAACATGCTGCGTCTCGATCAGATGGCGGACCTGATGTCGCGCGTGGTCGACATCTGGGATCGCGTGCGTTCGTGA
- a CDS encoding KdsC family phosphatase, producing MVDASPSAVDVLPPLVVDSPRIAPTLARRIRLVGLDVDGVLTDGGVYLGAATSGGINVPFELKRYDIQDGLGIQMLRDCGVKVVIITGRVSDSVAQRARELRVDAVVQDPEARKLTALTKIVSDFGCTLDEVAFVGDDLPDLSVLRRVGLPVAVGNAVAEVRRVAQLQLHAPGGHGAVREFAEALLLARGEWTDAVERYVASRSVPAATPDDAREDALP from the coding sequence ATGGTCGATGCGTCTCCGTCCGCGGTCGATGTGCTCCCTCCGCTCGTCGTCGATTCGCCCCGCATCGCGCCGACGCTCGCGCGCCGCATTCGGCTGGTCGGACTCGACGTGGACGGTGTGCTGACCGACGGTGGTGTGTATCTCGGTGCGGCGACGTCAGGCGGCATCAACGTGCCGTTCGAGCTGAAGCGCTATGACATTCAGGACGGCCTCGGCATCCAGATGCTCCGCGACTGCGGCGTCAAGGTCGTCATCATTACCGGTCGCGTGTCGGACAGCGTCGCGCAGCGGGCACGAGAGCTTCGGGTCGATGCAGTCGTGCAAGACCCGGAAGCTCGCAAGCTGACGGCGCTCACGAAGATCGTCAGCGATTTCGGCTGTACACTCGATGAAGTGGCGTTCGTCGGCGACGACCTCCCCGATCTCTCGGTGCTCCGTCGCGTTGGACTTCCCGTTGCCGTAGGCAATGCGGTTGCCGAGGTACGACGCGTGGCGCAACTGCAATTGCACGCGCCCGGGGGACATGGCGCCGTGCGTGAGTTTGCGGAGGCACTGCTGCTCGCTCGAGGGGAGTGGACTGACGCCGTGGAACGCTATGTCGCCAGTCGCAGTGTTCCCGCAGCGACACCAGATGACGCGCGTGAGGACGCGCTCCCATGA
- a CDS encoding KpsF/GutQ family sugar-phosphate isomerase encodes MTAELIVERGRRVLNLEAAALTDVERTLGDDFARAVQLLAACRGRVIIAGVGKSGLVGRKMAATFTSTGSPAMFLHPVESVHGDLGIVGTDDVAILISKSGESQELLGLIDALSRLGVRMIAITADRASRLSRHADVTLDLGVREEACPHDLAPTTSTTVTMALGDALAVALMEEKGFRAEDFARFHPGGSLGRRLLTRVADVMVSSDLPVLDRTATMREAIVLLAERRGIAVVVEHDRVLGVVTAGDLTRLLERHTDVLSVPVASVMTTTPRMAHDHELGSAVVHRMETHGIMAMPVLNEHEGLVGIVHLHDLMRAGAA; translated from the coding sequence ATGACTGCTGAACTGATCGTCGAGCGCGGTCGACGCGTGTTGAATCTCGAAGCGGCCGCCTTGACCGACGTCGAGCGTACGCTGGGAGACGATTTTGCACGTGCCGTACAGCTGTTGGCCGCGTGCCGCGGACGCGTCATCATTGCCGGCGTCGGAAAGTCCGGCTTGGTCGGCCGCAAGATGGCCGCGACCTTCACGTCCACGGGCTCGCCGGCGATGTTTCTGCATCCGGTGGAAAGTGTGCACGGCGATCTCGGTATCGTTGGCACGGACGACGTCGCCATTCTGATCTCGAAGAGTGGTGAGAGTCAGGAATTGCTCGGCCTCATCGATGCGCTTTCGCGGCTCGGTGTCCGCATGATCGCGATAACCGCCGACCGCGCGTCACGCTTGTCGCGACACGCCGACGTCACGCTGGACCTTGGCGTCCGCGAGGAGGCGTGCCCGCATGACCTCGCACCAACTACGAGCACCACGGTCACGATGGCGCTGGGCGACGCGCTGGCCGTCGCGCTGATGGAAGAGAAGGGCTTTCGCGCCGAGGATTTCGCCCGGTTTCATCCGGGGGGATCGCTCGGTCGGCGGTTGCTCACTCGGGTAGCCGATGTCATGGTGTCGTCGGACCTACCGGTGCTCGACCGCACCGCGACCATGCGCGAGGCCATCGTCTTGCTCGCCGAACGCCGCGGAATCGCCGTGGTCGTGGAACATGATCGCGTGTTGGGGGTCGTCACCGCAGGCGACCTGACGCGCTTGCTGGAGCGCCATACGGACGTGTTGTCCGTGCCCGTCGCGTCGGTGATGACGACCACGCCGCGGATGGCGCACGATCATGAACTGGGGAGTGCTGTGGTGCACCGTATGGAGACGCATGGCATCATGGCGATGCCAGTGCTGAATGAGCACGAAGGTCTCGTCGGGATCGTGCATCTGCACGACCTGATGCGTGCGGGCGCGGCATGA
- the lptC gene encoding LPS export ABC transporter periplasmic protein LptC, producing the protein MKWRTVAALGLSALVLSAAACPNAKGKTQVKTKATKSAIPDSADQIIFGFRTFLTDQGISKGVLLADTALSYDDATRMELRRVNVTFYTSVGIRDGVLTAKAGTYNLRLSRLDARGDVVVVRDDGKRLSSQQLVYDQVRNQIFTDSTFVLNEPSRTFTGLGFESDPQLTKFRCLRNCKGLAPVKIPTK; encoded by the coding sequence ATGAAGTGGCGCACCGTTGCCGCATTGGGACTCAGCGCGCTGGTGCTGTCTGCCGCCGCCTGTCCGAACGCGAAGGGCAAGACGCAGGTCAAGACCAAGGCCACGAAATCCGCTATTCCCGACTCGGCGGATCAGATCATCTTTGGCTTTCGCACGTTCTTGACCGACCAAGGCATTTCGAAGGGTGTGCTACTCGCCGACACTGCGCTGTCGTATGACGATGCCACGCGGATGGAGCTGCGCCGGGTGAACGTCACGTTTTACACGTCGGTGGGTATCAGGGATGGCGTGCTCACGGCGAAGGCTGGCACGTACAACTTGCGACTCTCCCGCCTCGACGCGCGCGGTGACGTCGTGGTCGTTCGCGATGATGGAAAACGGCTGTCGTCCCAGCAGCTCGTGTACGATCAGGTCCGCAATCAGATCTTCACCGACAGCACGTTCGTCCTCAACGAGCCGTCGCGTACCTTCACGGGCCTTGGATTCGAGTCGGATCCGCAGCTCACGAAGTTCCGCTGTCTCCGCAACTGCAAGGGCCTCGCGCCCGTCAAGATTCCCACCAAGTAA